Proteins from one Syngnathoides biaculeatus isolate LvHL_M chromosome 8, ASM1980259v1, whole genome shotgun sequence genomic window:
- the LOC133504822 gene encoding gap junction delta-2 protein → MGDWSILGRFLSEVQNHSTVIGKIWLTMLLIFRILLVALVGDAVYNDEQSKFTCNTQQPGCNNVCYDTFAPVSHLRFWVFQIVLVSTPSIFYIVFVLHKIAKDERLDGQRAQLLRQRPSRQCTGKKVGKEAMRVGVPTYCPRYREDWDERERTQQSFLEEGHGALAEDPTQQSNQVLLIYILHVLLRSVMEITFLVGQYLLFGFEVPHLYRCETYPCPTRTDCFVSRATEKTIFLNFMFSISLGCFVLNIAELHYLGWVYIFRVLCSACSNCCSQENDPDKMYSKQNPLLLQLRHSLRGQLVLQSRSTMAQEKTGGLLTHAPAISFETDSTVECSSKRSPENMDKVKVKLANMAKLGRTKKSWL, encoded by the coding sequence ATGGGTGACTGGTCTATTCTTGGACGTTTTCTCTCTGAGGTCCAGAATCATTCCACAGTAATTGGCAAGATCTGGCTCACGATGCTGCTCATTTTCCGCATCTTGCTGGTAGCCTTGGTGGGAGACGCCGTTTACAACGATGAGCAATCTAAGTTCACCTGCAATACCCAGCAGCCTGGATGCAACAACGTGTGTTACGACACATTCGCACCCGTTTCCcatctgaggttctgggttttcCAAATTGTGCTGGTCTCAACCCCATCAATATTCTACATAGTATTTGTTTTGCATAAAATTGCCAAAGACGAAAGGCTAGACGGACAACGGGCACAGTTGCTGCGGCAAAGGCCTTCAAGGCAGTGTACTGGGAAGAAGGTCGGTAAGGAAGCGATGAGGGTAGGTGTGCCTACTTATTGTCCTCGATATAGGGAGGATTGGGATGAGAGGGAAAGAACACAGCAAAGCTTTCTGGAGGAGGGTCATGGTGCACTGGCAGAAGACCCCACTCAACAGTCTAACCAGGTTCTGCTTATCTACATCCTTCATGTGTTACTTCGATCAGTCATGGAGATCACCTTCCTGGTGGGCCAGTATTTGTTATTTGGGTTTGAGGTGCCCCACCTTTACCGCTGTGAGACCTATCCTTGCCCAACTCGCACAGACTGTTTTGTGTCTCGTGCCACAGAGAAAACAATTTTCCTCAACTTTATGTTCAGCATTAGCCTGGGCTGCTTTGTGCTCAACATTGCAGAGCTTCACTACCTGGGCTGGGTCTACATTTTCCGTGTCCTCTGCTCAGCCTGCTCCAACTGCTGCAGTCAAGAGAATGATCCAGATAAAATGTACTCCAAGCAAAACCCCCTTTTGCTCCAACTCAGGCATTCTCTGAGAGGTCAGCTGGTTCTGCAGAGCCGTTCAACGATGGCTCAAGAGAAGACAGGAGGTCTACTCACACATGCCCCAGCTATCTCTTTTGAAACAGACTCAACTGTGGAATGCAGCTCAAAGAGGAGTCCGGAGAACATGGACAAGGTGAAGGTTAAATTGGCCAACATGGCCAAGTTAGGACGAACTAAGAAATCTTGGCTGTGA